One window of the Colletotrichum destructivum chromosome 6, complete sequence genome contains the following:
- a CDS encoding Putative serine hydrolase FSH, alpha/Beta hydrolase, translated as MRFLCLHGMGTNSDVYEAQLAPIIAQLDPGHEFVFVDGLVDCEPADKVDAIFPGPFSCYYDKPVLSQLQDVYDVIYEVLREEGPFDGVFGFSQGGALAASLILHHQATNPYGPDLFKLAVFTCASLPFDPESHLRADKYHATVCPETGAVRVRDWAADERVEALQINGFLRDAEPGDVVLRRFHPARETARIAVPTVHIMGARDPFCPQSRLLAELCAGPAEIVAHQQGHQLPRDWGFARKAASSIENCIHRALSRC; from the coding sequence ATGAGATTCCTTTGCCTCCACGGCATGGGCACCAACTCGGACGTCTACGAGGCCCAGCTCGCGCCCAtcatcgcccagctcgacccGGGCCACGagttcgtcttcgtcgacggcctcgtcgactgCGAGCccgccgacaaggtcgacgCCATCTTCCCGGGCCCCTTCTCCTGCTACTACGACAAGCCCGTGCTCTCGCAGCTGCAGGACGTCTACGACGTCATCTACGAGGTCCTCCGCGAAGAGGGGCCCTTTGACGGCGTCTTCGGCTTCTCCCagggcggcgccctcgccgcctccctcaTCCTGCACCACCAGGCGACGAACCCCTACGGCCCAGACCTCTTCAAgctcgccgtcttcacctgCGCCAGCCTGCCCTTTGACCCGGAGTCGCACCTGCGCGCCGACAAGTACCACGCCACCGTCTGCCCCGAGACGGGCGCCGTCCGCGTTCGCGACTGGGCGGCCGACGAGCGCGTCGAGGCACTCCAGATCAACGGGTTCCTCAGAGACGCCGAGCCCGGAGACGTCGTCCTCCGGCGCTTCCATCCGGCGcgggagacggcgaggatcgCGGTGCCCACGGTGCACATCATGGGCGCGCGGGACCCCTTCTGCCCGCAGAGCCggctgctggccgagctctgcgCCGGGCCCGCGGAGATCGTGGCGCACCAGCAGGGACACCAGCTCCCGCGCGACTGGGGTTTCGCGAGAaaggcggcctcgtccatcgAGAACTGTATCCATAGGGCGCTATCAAGGTGTTAG
- a CDS encoding Putative zn(2)Cys(6) fungal-type DNA-binding domain-containing protein — METVLRNACDACHKLKTKCPSEGAGACANCRRKGQICKYSPRSEMGRPRATAPEKSPAQKQQSGKRSASVQDASPRKRRQSSADSASGIPKAAPASPERGRLQQIDGVGTELMGQPVVGNGIAEPLGMSDYLSTLETSLCSFPFQSDSFIPDDSTFDISWPTAAPPPYSSHSPVPLTAIHDPAGQMAPINLFFEDSSDTSSSGNLSFQPDAEFGVAAMNGMHGVGLAQEKQLGVVGSRESTPDDGNDALIEAYPQLASVLFGLHTYYDKCKATPDLPALMGSLEEVFPLVSSLCDILRGPQLNHLLNNRSNLTSPCFLLAGSVISTVVETYHLRMGPFEPSGAERDRTPELGTQYRLQLQTDATIMEFHLSELRPILNKIHVGFRESQTIELMDAMRRTLREFLENWRARNGGSAS; from the exons CGTGCGACGCTTGTCACAAGCTCAAGACCAAGTGCCCCTCAGAGGGTGCCGGCGCCTGCGCCAACTGCCGCCGGAAGGGTCAGATTTGCAAATATTCACC GAGAAGCGAGATGGGGAGGCCTCGCGCAACGGCGCCCGAGAAATCGCCGGCGCAGAAGCAGCAATCGGGCAAGCGCTCCGCGTCCGTGCAGGACGCATCCCCGCGCAAAAGACGGCAATCGTCGGCGGACTCGGCGTCCGGCATCCCGAAAgccgcgccggcgtcgccggaGCGGGGCCGGTTGCAGCAAATCGACGGTGTCGGGACCGAACTAATGGGCCAACCTGTTGTCGGCAACGGCATCGCTGAGCCGTTGGGGATGAGCGACTACCTCTCGACCCTGGAGACGAGCCTGTGTTCATTCCCCTTTCAGTCGGATTCCTTCAT ACCAGACGACTCCACATTCGACATCTCGTGGCcgacagcagcaccaccgCCGTATTCCAGCCACAGCCCGGTGCCACTAACCGCCATTCATGACCCTGCCGGACAGATGGCGCCCATAAACCTCTTCTTCGAGGACTCGAGCGACACCTCGAGCTCGGGTAACTTGTCATTCCAGCCCGATGCAGAGTTCGGCGTCGCCGCGATGAACGGCATGCACGGTGTCGGCCTAGCACAGGAGAAGCAGCTGGGGGTCGTCGGCAGCCGAGAATCGACCCCGGATGACGGCAACGACGCCCTCATCGAGGCGTACCCGCAGCTGGCCAGCGTACTCTTCGGACTGCACACCTACTACGACAAATGCAAGGCCACCCCGGACCTCCCCGCGTTGATGGGCTCCCTGGAGGAGGTGTTCCCGCTGGTGTCGTCCCTGTGCGACATCCTCAGAGGCCCCCAGCTCAACCATCTCCTCAACAACAGGAGCAACCTGACCTCCCCCTGCTttctcctcgccggctccgtcATATCGACCGTGGTCGAGACGTATCACCTCAGGATGGGGCCCTTTGAGCCCTCGGGGGCGGAGCGGGATCGCACCCCGGAGCTCGGCACGCAGTACCGGTTGCAGCTCCAGACGGACGCCACCATCATGGAGTTTCACCTCTCAGAGCTCCGCCCCATTCTGAACAAGATCCATGTGGGGTTCCGCGAGTCGCAGACGATCGAGCTGATGGATGCGATGCGGCGCACACTGAGGGAGTTTCTTGAGAACTGGCGGGCGAGGAATGGAGGATCAGCTTCGTAA